CGAATTCCGATATTGGCCCTGACCGCCAGCGTCCTCAACCACGAGCGCCAGGAATCGTTGGCGGCTGGCATCGATGCGATCGTCGGCAAACCGATCGATATCGACGAATTGCTGGCGCAGATGGAAAACCTGACGCCGGCCGGTTTCGGCATCGCCAACAATGGCGCGGCGCCGGCCGCCGCCAACGAAGTCAGCGTCGATTTCGCGCCGCTGGCCGAGGTTGCCGATTACCGCAAAGGCCTGAGCAATTGGCTGGACCCGTTGATTTACGCCGACGCGCTACTCAATTTCGCCGCCCAACACGGCGCCGACGCCGACAAAATCCAGCGTAATCTGGCGAGCGGCGACAGCGAAGCCGCCAAGCGCGGCGCACACGCGCTGAAAGGCGTGGCCGGCAATCTGGCCTTGACCGACATCGCCGCATTAGCCGCCGCCATCGACGCCGAACTGAAGAACGGCAGCCCCGAACTGGCCGCAACCCAACTCGACCGCCTGCGCGGCGCGCTCGACCAAGCCGCGGCCGCGATCCGCCGGCTGGAATTGCCGGAGAAACCGCCGGTAGCCAGCGTGGAAGCCTTCGACGGCGAGCGCATCGCCGAACTGCTGCAACAACTGCTTCGCAATCTGGACACGCTGAATCCGGAAAAAGTCGAACCGGTATTGCAAGAGTTGGCGCCTTATCTGGCCGGCACCGAATTGAAAGCCATCCGCTACGAACTGGACAGCTTCGATTTCGACGGCGCCAAAGCCGAAGCCAGGCGGCTACAAGCCAAACTTGCCGATGCCGCGGGAGGAGAACAACCATGAAAGACAGTTACAAACTGCTGCTGGTCGACGACGAACCGAACAATCTGAAGGTGTTGCAGCAAATCCTGAAAGACCGCTACGAACTGATTTTTGCGATCAACGGCGAAAAAGCCCTGGCCGCCGCCCACGACCACGGCCCGGACCTGATTCTTCTGGACATCATGATGCCGGATATGGACGGTTACCAAGTCTGCACTCGCCTGAAAGCCGATGCCGCGACGGCGAAGATTCCAGTTATTTTTGTCACGGCGATGGGCGAAACCGAGAACGAGGCCTACGGCTTCGACGTCGGCGCCGTCGATTACATTCAAAAGCCGGTGTCCGGCCCTATCGTGCTACGCCGGGTGCAAACCCACTTGTCGCTGGTCCGGGTCGAAGAATTGGACGATCTGGCTCGGGCCGCAATCGAAATGCTCGGTGCCGCCGGCCATTACAACGATCCCTACACCGGCGACCACATTTGGCGCATGGCGGCGTATTCGGCCGCACTGGCCGGTGCCGCCGGCTGGAGTCCGGCGCAAGTTGAGATGATAAAGTTAGCGGCGCCGACCCACGACACCGGCAAGATCGGCATTCCCCATGCAATTTTAAAAGCGGCGACCGGTTTGGCCGGCCGCGATTGGGACATCATGAAATCGCATTCGCAAATCGGCTACGACATTCTGAGTAAGACCGACAATCCGGTATTCAAAATGGCCGCCGAAATTGCCCTCTACCACCACGAACGTTGGGACGGCGGCGGCTACCCGGCCGGGCTGGCCGGCACGGCCATTCCCGAATCGGCCCGCATCGTCGCAATTGCCGACGTATTCGACGCATTGAGCAGCAAACGGCCTTATAAAGAATCGTGGCCGTTACAGATGGTGTTGGACACGATGCGCAGCGGTGCCGGCAGCCATTTCGATCCGCGCTTGCTGGAATTGTTCATGGACATCATGCCGGAAATATTGGAGTTGAAGGCCCAATTCGCAGCTTGAACCGCCAGCGCATCAGAGCAGCAACGGCGCGTTAGCGATTTCGTTGGGGTTGGCCTTAGTCCCGGCCGGGAAATGTTGTTGCAATTGCTCGGTAATCGCTGCGATACCGCCGAGTACGCCGGGCTCGAAATCGCCGCGGCGGAACTGGTTTTCCATATCGCGGCAAATCCGTTGCCAGCCCGCCTCCCCGACTTTGCCGTGTATGCCGCGGTCGGCGACGATTTCCACCCGGCGGTCGGCCAGCAACAGGTAGATCAACACACCGCTGTTGTGCTCGGTATCCCAAATCCGATTCAGCGAGAAAATTTCCAGGGCTCTGTCGCGCGCCGTCGTCGAGCGCAGCAAATCGCCGATATCGAGTGCGCCCTCGACGGCAAAACGCACTTCGCCCAGATGCGACTGCTCGCTGGCCGCGATTGCCGCTTCGATGGCGCCCAGGCTACGCTGCGGAAACGCCCGCTTCACACTCCAAGGGCCGCTGAAAACGTGTTTTAAAAACCGAAGCATAGCCATAGCGTCTACCACCGCCCGGAGGCACCGCCGCCGCCGAACCCGCCGCCGCCACCGGAAAAACCGCCGCCTCCGCCGCCGAATCCGTCGAAGCCGCCGCCGCGATAACCGCCGCGACGGCCACGGTTGTCGCTTAATGAAATTACAAACGCCATGAATGCCAGCAATAACGCCAGCAGCACGCCGCCACCAAGCAGCCAGACCGCGGCGCCGACCGCGCCGCCGGTGGCCAGGCCGCCGAGAACTTTACCGAATATGGCCCGTAGCAGGCCGCCGACAAAGATCGCTGCGATGAACAGATGCGGCAAATACTGGCTGAGACGCTCGCCGGCCGGCCCTGACTGCACCGCCGGCAACGGCTCGCCTTGAATCAAACCGATCAGGCTGTCCACCCCGGCGTTAACGCCGTCGGCAAAGTCACCTTGGCGAAATTTTGGGATCATGATGTCTTCGATGATGCGTTTGGCCAACGCATCCGGCACCACGCCTTCCAAACCGTAA
Above is a window of Methylomonas koyamae DNA encoding:
- a CDS encoding TPM domain-containing protein is translated as MLRFLKHVFSGPWSVKRAFPQRSLGAIEAAIAASEQSHLGEVRFAVEGALDIGDLLRSTTARDRALEIFSLNRIWDTEHNSGVLIYLLLADRRVEIVADRGIHGKVGEAGWQRICRDMENQFRRGDFEPGVLGGIAAITEQLQQHFPAGTKANPNEIANAPLLL
- a CDS encoding TPM domain-containing protein, with translation MRDCLVLRRPCLVWMLVCIALIGPAAAQQAPIPDLSRRVTDTVAALTPAQQTALEQKLAGFEAEKGSQIAVLIVASTQPEDIAQYSIRVVEQWRLGRKGVDDGILLLVAKDDRTTRIEVGYGLEGVVPDALAKRIIEDIMIPKFRQGDFADGVNAGVDSLIGLIQGEPLPAVQSGPAGERLSQYLPHLFIAAIFVGGLLRAIFGKVLGGLATGGAVGAAVWLLGGGVLLALLLAFMAFVISLSDNRGRRGGYRGGGFDGFGGGGGGFSGGGGGFGGGGASGRW
- a CDS encoding HD domain-containing phosphohydrolase, whose product is MKDSYKLLLVDDEPNNLKVLQQILKDRYELIFAINGEKALAAAHDHGPDLILLDIMMPDMDGYQVCTRLKADAATAKIPVIFVTAMGETENEAYGFDVGAVDYIQKPVSGPIVLRRVQTHLSLVRVEELDDLARAAIEMLGAAGHYNDPYTGDHIWRMAAYSAALAGAAGWSPAQVEMIKLAAPTHDTGKIGIPHAILKAATGLAGRDWDIMKSHSQIGYDILSKTDNPVFKMAAEIALYHHERWDGGGYPAGLAGTAIPESARIVAIADVFDALSSKRPYKESWPLQMVLDTMRSGAGSHFDPRLLELFMDIMPEILELKAQFAA